Proteins encoded within one genomic window of Lysinibacillus louembei:
- a CDS encoding Wadjet anti-phage system protein JetD domain-containing protein, whose translation MKDQLLQFKKAFIKLAELEQIVGRPETYEQFAAIVQDLVNEQLLQPVRNSGNPPQSPQLYYKYKILKHSVKKELRETIERLQLTLHERISLDAYYRLTQTQLEQDLPYIEKIHTYLMAEGLPILSVPAPERSQQIMGDEKWIQYKGGRRLLERLSLWADMQIVDVKEPLRFALNPQNIGRSTHYHLIVENKTTYEALLPALSATCFTTLIYGAGFEIVGSLSLFPKQLPLPYANHIFYYFGDIDFAGISIWYLLNKQQPVELATPFYEAALTDLGKPISKKQLIDEEAIQAFMERLHEEAKMQCQQLVEQRYYVSQEVLTTAELQQIWQRMSAELVGDANGMEF comes from the coding sequence TTTGCAGCAATTGTGCAAGATTTAGTGAATGAGCAGTTATTACAGCCTGTGAGAAATTCAGGGAACCCTCCGCAATCTCCTCAACTCTACTACAAATATAAGATTTTGAAGCATTCTGTGAAGAAAGAGCTTCGAGAGACGATTGAACGCTTGCAATTAACACTACATGAGCGCATTTCTTTAGATGCATATTACCGCCTTACACAAACTCAGCTTGAACAGGATTTACCATACATTGAGAAAATACATACATATTTAATGGCAGAAGGGTTACCAATATTATCAGTGCCAGCGCCAGAGCGAAGTCAACAGATTATGGGTGATGAAAAATGGATTCAATATAAAGGGGGACGGCGTCTATTAGAGCGACTCAGCTTATGGGCAGATATGCAAATTGTCGATGTAAAAGAGCCGCTGCGATTTGCGCTGAACCCGCAAAATATTGGACGGTCAACTCATTACCATTTAATTGTAGAAAATAAAACGACTTATGAGGCGTTATTGCCAGCACTTTCAGCAACTTGCTTTACGACATTAATATATGGAGCAGGCTTTGAAATTGTTGGGAGCTTGAGCTTGTTTCCAAAGCAGCTGCCATTACCATATGCCAACCACATATTTTATTACTTTGGCGATATTGATTTTGCAGGCATATCGATTTGGTATTTATTGAATAAACAGCAGCCTGTGGAGCTAGCAACGCCATTTTATGAAGCGGCACTTACTGATTTAGGGAAGCCAATATCTAAAAAGCAATTAATTGATGAAGAAGCGATTCAGGCATTTATGGAACGATTACATGAAGAGGCAAAGATGCAGTGTCAGCAATTAGTTGAACAGCGCTATTATGTGTCTCAAGAAGTGCTAACGACAGCGGAGCTACAGCAAATATGGCAGCGAATGAGTGCGGAATTAGTGGGGGATGCCAATGGAATGGAGTTTTGA
- a CDS encoding replicative DNA helicase: MEWSFDITTGLRERMRRIYLFEPLHELAAKQQKDDDGQDIDMRMLGLLTLLYFFEMKLMRESKVGIEEAANYLRPLIQKRYNVADERVHTLLLAVKEIFRPAKGLYKTYSFYNWETEKVEEIPFSFLKTDFFDVKENRQYYQLDDDGLELIFATKEYFQEFQLSIHQLMLRKLLEKGELQGALRQINEMRMDVEQLHERMEKLSHEIKRNIINMETQQRFMEVLQDRNLRLQRENTEFEELHKFIVDAKKASESTTNEEDMRAFRMLMKIEEALMAVHEQHRALLTHSLKLKQEALEAAEQSLYSIGVDNFNFDQEIVSEIVSTPLPLESMKGILAPFLKVGHKKMWSLLTIFSAQSWSEEEQSAELARYEEIIEEEKREQYAKQIRTLYGAYMKSMLAFAEGHQSWTVQGWLEHIKEKNDFSLDARYLYDFLLLCHHRSPLYKDSNNADEQSLHLLIEVTSLLGDRQLVIEELPNILQPTKRYSIQNLQFKWQEG, from the coding sequence ATGGAATGGAGTTTTGATATTACGACAGGCTTGAGAGAGCGTATGCGGCGTATTTATTTGTTTGAGCCGTTGCATGAGCTTGCAGCGAAGCAACAAAAGGATGATGATGGGCAAGATATTGATATGCGGATGCTTGGTTTGTTGACATTGCTTTATTTTTTTGAAATGAAGCTTATGCGTGAGTCGAAAGTCGGGATAGAGGAGGCAGCGAATTATTTGCGACCGCTTATTCAGAAACGCTATAACGTTGCCGATGAGCGAGTGCATACGTTGTTATTAGCTGTTAAAGAAATTTTTCGACCAGCGAAGGGGCTTTATAAAACGTATTCCTTTTACAATTGGGAAACAGAAAAGGTGGAGGAGATTCCTTTTTCCTTTTTGAAAACAGATTTTTTTGATGTGAAGGAAAATCGGCAATATTACCAATTAGACGATGATGGCTTGGAGCTTATTTTTGCAACAAAGGAGTATTTTCAGGAGTTCCAACTGTCGATTCATCAGTTGATGCTACGCAAGCTGTTGGAGAAAGGCGAGCTACAAGGGGCGTTACGGCAAATTAATGAGATGCGCATGGATGTGGAGCAGCTGCACGAGCGAATGGAGAAGCTATCACATGAGATTAAGCGTAACATTATTAATATGGAGACCCAGCAGCGTTTTATGGAAGTACTGCAAGATCGCAATTTACGTTTGCAGCGTGAAAATACCGAATTTGAGGAGCTGCATAAATTTATTGTTGATGCGAAAAAGGCATCCGAATCGACAACGAATGAGGAGGATATGCGCGCTTTTCGAATGCTGATGAAAATTGAGGAGGCACTGATGGCTGTGCATGAGCAGCATCGCGCGTTGTTAACCCATAGCTTAAAGCTTAAGCAGGAGGCGCTTGAGGCAGCAGAGCAGTCGCTTTATAGCATCGGGGTAGATAATTTTAACTTTGATCAAGAAATTGTTTCGGAAATTGTTAGTACGCCGTTGCCACTTGAGTCGATGAAAGGAATTTTAGCGCCATTTTTAAAAGTTGGGCATAAAAAAATGTGGTCATTGCTAACTATTTTTAGTGCGCAATCGTGGTCAGAGGAAGAGCAAAGTGCTGAGTTGGCACGCTATGAGGAAATTATCGAGGAAGAGAAGCGGGAGCAGTATGCGAAGCAAATAAGGACATTATATGGAGCTTATATGAAGTCAATGCTTGCCTTTGCCGAAGGGCATCAAAGCTGGACAGTGCAGGGCTGGCTTGAGCATATAAAAGAAAAGAATGATTTTTCATTGGATGCACGCTACCTTTATGATTTTTTACTGCTTTGTCATCACCGCTCACCTCTCTATAAAGATAGCAACAATGCAGATGAGCAATCGTTGCATTTGTTGATAGAGGTAACAAGTTTACTTGGCGACCGTCAATTAGTGATTGAAGAATTACCGAATATATTGCAACCTACGAAGCGTTATTCGATTCAAAATCTACAATTCAAATGGCAGGAGGGATAA
- a CDS encoding DUF6063 family protein, which produces MLYQQEKVERAFEMYSELAMEGRVTGEAVRLFKIDTDFRALVEMFCKKVQAICIEVGDEVLLVPETRLSPFHVTNEALKREYFKTKGRNEDLYLMYFATICVIGEFYNAFHSIHPTRPFITIEEWIQAIDRRMATLREYDEETLKEKEKQYSYRWHMLLEKWDGLDDVKETAKRQSANTMSRVSFLHTTCRFLRDEEILIETGIGEFELTEKAKVIIGNYFMDSEYNRGIIAFLYSMKEEDDADHY; this is translated from the coding sequence ATGCTATATCAACAAGAGAAAGTAGAGCGAGCCTTTGAGATGTACAGCGAGCTGGCAATGGAAGGGCGTGTGACAGGAGAAGCTGTCCGCTTATTTAAAATTGATACTGACTTTCGAGCTTTAGTTGAGATGTTTTGTAAAAAAGTACAGGCCATTTGTATTGAAGTAGGTGATGAGGTGTTGCTTGTGCCTGAAACGAGGCTATCACCATTCCATGTAACAAACGAAGCGTTAAAGCGTGAATATTTTAAAACAAAAGGTCGCAATGAGGATTTATATTTAATGTATTTTGCAACGATTTGTGTGATTGGAGAGTTTTATAATGCCTTTCATTCCATCCATCCAACGCGCCCGTTTATTACAATTGAAGAGTGGATTCAAGCGATTGATCGTCGGATGGCAACATTGCGTGAATATGATGAGGAAACATTGAAGGAGAAGGAAAAGCAGTATTCCTATCGTTGGCATATGCTGTTAGAAAAATGGGACGGGCTTGATGATGTCAAGGAAACAGCAAAGCGCCAAAGCGCCAATACGATGAGTAGAGTAAGTTTTTTACATACAACATGTCGCTTTTTGCGTGATGAAGAAATATTGATTGAAACAGGTATCGGTGAATTTGAGCTGACCGAAAAAGCGAAAGTCATTATCGGAAATTATTTTATGGATTCAGAATATAATCGAGGAATTATCGCCTTTTTATATAGCATGAAGGAGGAAGACGATGCCGACCATTACTAA
- a CDS encoding AAA family ATPase: protein MPIQSAHLQNFTVFEDMQVQFSKGINVIVGTNGTGKTHLMKVMYGICEEISSSQEDEVMDIALSYFSVESLQLVKVNAQQAIVSVVLTDENSATYEIDNSQKRSKNTLDGFNFHLDFNVKSIFIPAKEMLSHSKGLLALYNKYKIPFDKTYVDIVINAELPEARNMSKLNDALLQTISKVIGGEVLHENGVFYIKKANGAKIEFPVEAEGLRKFGLLWKLIKNGLLEKDTVLFWDEPEANINPELMPILVELMLELERKGVQLFIATHSYNLAKYLEIKRRKEEQVLFHHLHQTEQGVQVDSSVYFGELEDNPIIEADTKLLDEVIEGNFDD, encoded by the coding sequence ATGCCAATCCAATCAGCACATCTTCAAAATTTTACAGTGTTTGAAGATATGCAAGTGCAGTTTTCAAAAGGGATTAATGTGATTGTTGGAACAAATGGAACAGGAAAAACACATTTGATGAAGGTAATGTATGGGATTTGCGAAGAAATAAGTTCCAGCCAAGAGGATGAAGTAATGGATATTGCTCTAAGTTATTTTTCTGTGGAATCTCTACAATTAGTTAAAGTAAATGCCCAACAAGCAATCGTTAGTGTAGTTCTTACTGATGAAAATTCAGCAACTTATGAAATTGATAATTCACAAAAACGTAGCAAGAATACGTTGGACGGTTTTAATTTCCATTTAGATTTTAATGTGAAATCAATCTTCATCCCTGCAAAGGAAATGCTGTCCCATTCCAAAGGTCTTTTGGCACTTTATAATAAATATAAAATACCTTTTGATAAGACGTATGTTGATATTGTTATTAATGCTGAATTGCCTGAAGCTCGTAATATGTCTAAGTTAAATGATGCTCTATTACAAACCATTTCCAAAGTTATTGGTGGGGAAGTGCTACATGAAAACGGCGTATTTTACATTAAAAAAGCGAATGGGGCGAAAATTGAATTTCCTGTAGAAGCAGAAGGATTACGTAAGTTTGGTTTATTGTGGAAGCTAATAAAAAATGGCTTACTTGAAAAGGATACAGTGCTTTTTTGGGATGAACCTGAAGCAAATATCAACCCAGAGCTTATGCCCATTTTAGTTGAATTAATGTTAGAGCTTGAACGAAAAGGCGTGCAGTTATTCATTGCGACACATAGTTATAACTTAGCAAAATATCTTGAAATTAAGCGGAGAAAAGAAGAACAAGTGCTATTCCACCATTTACATCAAACTGAGCAAGGGGTACAAGTAGACAGTAGTGTTTATTTTGGCGAATTGGAAGATAATCCAATTATAGAAGCAGATACAAAATTATTGGATGAAGTCATTGAGGGAAATTTCGATGACTAA
- a CDS encoding cyclase family protein yields MTNDLLQAVELLKSKKWVDLTHTFGPDSPHFFMFEDAKFETLFSHDDGFFAQQFSFPGQYGTHIDPPIHFVRDARYLDELDLKELVLPLVVIDKSQEAEVDNDFTLSVEDILAFEAEYGEIEAGTFVALRTDWSKRWPDKEAFNNKDEEGNNHIPGWGFEALQFLFKERKVRAVGHETFDTDSAADFRKNGNLQGEYFVLEQDTYQIELLTNLDQLPAKGAVIFNIVPKPEKASGFPVRSFAILP; encoded by the coding sequence ATGACGAATGATTTATTACAGGCAGTTGAGCTATTAAAGAGTAAGAAATGGGTGGATTTAACGCATACATTTGGGCCGGATTCTCCGCATTTCTTTATGTTTGAGGATGCTAAGTTTGAAACGTTATTTTCACATGATGACGGCTTTTTTGCACAGCAGTTTTCATTTCCAGGGCAATATGGGACACATATTGATCCGCCGATTCATTTCGTGCGTGATGCGCGCTATTTAGATGAATTAGATTTAAAGGAGCTTGTGCTGCCACTTGTTGTCATTGATAAATCGCAAGAGGCAGAGGTGGACAATGATTTTACTTTAAGCGTTGAGGATATTTTGGCATTTGAGGCGGAGTATGGTGAAATTGAGGCAGGTACATTTGTAGCGCTGCGTACGGATTGGAGCAAGCGTTGGCCTGATAAAGAGGCATTCAATAATAAGGATGAAGAAGGCAATAACCATATTCCAGGCTGGGGCTTTGAGGCATTGCAATTTTTATTTAAAGAGCGCAAGGTGAGGGCAGTTGGGCATGAAACATTCGATACGGATTCCGCAGCAGATTTCCGCAAAAATGGCAATCTTCAAGGAGAATATTTCGTGCTGGAGCAGGATACGTATCAAATCGAGCTATTAACGAACTTAGATCAATTGCCAGCGAAAGGGGCAGTCATTTTTAATATTGTGCCAAAGCCTGAAAAAGCATCTGGCTTCCCTGTGCGCTCGTTTGCGATTTTGCCATAA